The following coding sequences lie in one Aspergillus puulaauensis MK2 DNA, chromosome 3, nearly complete sequence genomic window:
- the MSS4 gene encoding 1-phosphatidylinositol-4-phosphate 5-kinase (COG:T;~EggNog:ENOG410PH70;~InterPro:IPR027483,IPR002498,IPR023610,IPR027484;~PFAM:PF01504;~go_function: GO:0016307 - phosphatidylinositol phosphate kinase activity [Evidence IEA];~go_process: GO:0046488 - phosphatidylinositol metabolic process [Evidence IEA]), whose amino-acid sequence MPSFSNDYPSQTATATTTQPRSFGAPQERPHDKNAVGNTFVWTNWPNGDTNHLDTPPTDRHLPNGSSYSLTGPRSSASSYNRDFLQSKDGSLHSLGNGSARDPRDGRTSSITMDREFPRKSSDTGVGSTTASIASQPANGLLVNHRSLNGKHMTNGDYSRPSVDELVCSDTTGNPSTARLSTSFPENSGHLSPDSGRLSPTQKSPYRHSSPPVAAGVNRSNTQDSANSSFRQRHTLQVPRNSSGRRSSRDQPDDSAYSSGRLSPTAGVRRSSLGLTRRTTRTNQSDTMDEANPDEDAARWAEAIKQRRASRRKRREEEDDDRVVVGTKVDRNHANWVTSYNMLTGIRFTVSRINAKMDRELTPADFEAKHKFSFDITGNELTPSAQYDFKFKDYAPWVFRRLRSKFRLDPADYLMSLTSKYILSELGSPGKSGSFFYFSRDYKYIIKTIHHAEHKLLRKILPEYYKHVEQNPNTLISQFYGLHRVKMAYGRKIHFVVMNNLFPPHRDIHSTFDLKGSMIGRDVSEEYIKDHPRSTMKDLNWVRRNRHLECGPGKREFFLAQLKRDVELLKRLKIMDYSLLVGIHDVDKGNEEKLRDKTLQVFQPGADREEEIHPNMLIRTPSKLENERKARELRMLIQKERPVPLDKATAKMPDEILDERKFHVFYSDDGGFRATHENGQPGQEIYYLGIIDCLTHYGTIKRIENFFKSLANDRTQISPIPPEGYGDRFVNFIRKITMSKEEAERNQESEAAEQTNLDERPVSQTGHESSEYSSVGPPGQQPAEAGLSGPNTLPIVDEAGEASSVGGHSQRSPRLDKELPLPPNHGAQLLSGKQNGTFQNGPNLSVSV is encoded by the exons ATGCCGTCATTCTCGAACGATTATCCTTCCCAGACGGCCACCGCTACGACCACACAACCCCGTTCGTTCGGTGCGCCTCAAGAAAGACCACACGATAAGAACGCTGTAGGGAATACGTTTGTGTGGACAAATTGGCCCAATGGTGACACTAATCACCTCGACACTCCCCCGACCGATCGCCATCTCCCGAACGGTAGCAGTTATTCATTGACCGGACCGCGATCGAGCGCTAGCTCCTATAACCGAGATTTCCTTCAGTCAAAGGATGGAAGTCTACACTCACTAGGGAATGGATCTGCTCGAGATCCAAGGGATGGAAGAACATCATCGATTACGATGGATAGAGAATTCCCCCGCAAGTCATCCGATACAGGGGTCGGCTCAACAACGGCGTCTATTGCTAGCCAACCGGCCAATGGATTGTTGGTGAACCACCGATCGCTTAATGGAAAACATATGACGAATGGAGATTACTCGCGACCATCTGTTGATGAGCTAGTTTGCTCCGACACAACGGGCAACCCTTCAACGGCACGACTGTCGACTTCCTTTCCGGAAAATAGTGGCCATCTTTCTCCGGACTCCGGACGCTTGTCTCCGACTCAGAAAAGCCCGTATCGCCATTCATCCCCGCCGGTCGCTGCGGGAGTCAACCGTAGCAACACGCAAGATTCGGCGAACTCTAGCTTTCGACAACGACATACGTTACAAGTTCCGAGGAATTCCAGTGGCCGCCGAAGTAGCCGCGATCAGCCAGATGATTCTGCATACAGCAGCGGTCGCTTATCTCCTACGGCAGGAGTTCGCCGTTCATCTCTTGGTTTGACTCGGCGCACCACCCGAACGAATCAGTCCGATACCATGGATGAGGCGAATCCAGACGAAGATGCAGCTCGATGGGCGGAAGCCATCAAACAAAGGCGagcttcgagaaggaaacgtcgtgaagaggaagacgatgacagAGTGGTGGTAGGAACGAAGGTTGATCGAAATCACGCCAATTGGGTTACATCCTACAATATGCTCACAGGAATTCGGTTTACCGTTTCCAGGATCAATGCGAAAATGGACCGGGAGCTAACTCCTGCTGATTTTGAAGCAAAACACAAGTTTTCTTTCGATAT AACTGGGAACGAATTAACCCCGTCTGCTCAATACGATTTCAAGTTCAAGGACTATGCGCCGTGGGTTTTCCGCCGACTGCGATCAAAATTTCGGCTTGACCCTGCCGACTACTTGATGTCTCTTACGAGCAAGTATATACTCTCGGAACTAGGTTCGCCGGGAAAGAGTGGCAGCTTTTTCTACTTTTCCAGGGATTATAAGTACATCATCAAAACGATCCACCACGCCGAACACAAACTGCTGCGAAAGATCCTTCCCGAATACTACAAACACGTCGAGCAAAACCCGAATACGCTGATTTCACAATTCTACGGTCTCCATCGAGTCAAGATGGCCTATGGCCGGAAGATTCACTTTGTTGTGATGAACAACCTCTTCCCACCGCACCGTGATATCCACTCCACATTCGACTTGAAAGGATCTATGATCGGGCGCGATGTGAGTGAGGAGTATATAAAAGATCACCCACGGTCTACCATGAAGGACTTGAACTGGGTTCGAAGAAATCGCCATTTAGAATGTGGCCCAGGCAAACGTGAAttcttccttgcccagcTTAAGCGCGACGTGGAGCTTCTCAAGCGGCTTAAAATCATGGACTATTCCCTTTTGGTGGGTATACATGATGTGGACAAAGGGAATGAAGAGAAGCTCCGTGATAAGACTCTCCAGGTCTTCCAACCCGGCGCTGACCGCGAAGAGGAGATCCACCCCAATATGTTGATTCGCACACCGTCGAAATTGGAAAACGAGCGCAAAGCGCGTGAGCTTCGAATGTTGATCCAAAAAGAGCGCCCAGTTCCGCTCGATAAGGCAACTGCAAAAATGCCAGACGAGATTCTCGATGAGCGAAAGTTCCATGTCTTTTATTCTGACGATGGTGGATTTCGAGCTACGCATGAAAACGGCCAGCCTGGCCAAGAAATCTATTACCTTGGGATTATTGATTGTTTGACACAT TATGGCACGATTAAAAGGATAGAAAATTTCTTTAAGAGCCTTGCCAATGATCGGACCCAAATATCACCGATACCCCCGGAGGGCTACGGCGACCGCTTCGTCAACTTTATCCGAAAAATAACAATGTccaaggaggaagcagaaCGAAACCAAGAGTCGGAAGCGGCCGAGCAAACAAACTTGGACGAACGACCCGTATCACA